The sequence below is a genomic window from Thiomonas intermedia.
AAAAGACCGGCAGCAATTACAAGGGCCTGTGTCCCTTTCATGGCGAGAAAACGCCCTCGTTCACGGTCAGTGCGAGCAAGCAGTTCTATCACTGCTTCGGCTGCGGCGCGCATGGCACGGCCATTGGCTTCCTGATGGAGCACGCGGGCATGGGCTTCGTCGATGCCGTCAAGGATCTTGCAGGACGGTACGGCATGACCGTGCCCGAACCCGATCTCGATCCGCAGCAACTCCGCCAGGTCCAGCAGCAGCGCAGCCTGCATGCGGCGCTGGTGGAGGTCTTGCAGACGGCCGATGCGTTCTATCAGCACCGCCTGCGCCACAGCGACCGGGCCAAGAACTACCTCATCGCACGCGGCCTGCAAGGCCAGATCGCCAAGAGGTTCGGGCTGGGGTATGCCCCGGACGACTGGCAGCCTCTGGCCGGCGCGTTCGCGAACTACCAGGCGGACGCCCTCGTGCAGTCCGGTCTGGTGGTGGCGCGCGACGCCGCGGGCGACACGCTTGATCCGCAGGCCGAATCGTTTGCAGCGGCGCAGCGCCGCTATGACAGGCTGCGGGATCGCATCACCTTTCCGATTCGCAATCTGCGAGGTGAGGTCATCGGCTTCGGCGGGCGCATCATCGACCAGGGCGAACCCAAATACCTCAATTCGCCAGAGACCGCGGTGTTCCACAAGGGCGAGGAGCTCTACGGCCTGTTCGAAGCCCGAAGCGCCATTTCGCGCGCGGGTTATGCGCTGGTCGTCGAAGGCTATATGGACGTCGTGGCCTTGGCGCAGTTCGGTGTGGAGCATGCCGTGGCCACGCTGGGCACCGCCTGTACGCCGCAGCAGTTGCAAAAGCTGTTCCGCCACACGGGTCAGGTGGTGTTCAGCTTCGACGGCGATGCGGCAGGCCGCCGCGCGGCGAGACGGGCGATGGAACAGGCGCTGCCCCTGCTCAGCGACACCCGGGTGGTGAAATTCCTGTTCCTGCCCGTCGAGCACGACCCTGACTCTTACGTTCGGGAGAAGGGCGCCGAAGCGTTCGAGCGGGAGATCGCTCGGGCGCAACCCTTGTCCGAATTCCTCTTCTCCAGCCTTTTCGACGGCGTGGCGATGGCCACGGCCGAAGGGCGCGCACAGGCCATCCATGAGGCGGCACCGCTGTTTTCCCAGATCACCGCGCCGGCCTTGCTGGGACAGTTGATTGCCGATTTCGCTCGCCAGCTTGCGATGCCGGCCGCTGAATTGCGGGAGGTGTTGCGGCTGTCGGCGCCGGTGCGCAAACCGGCGCCCCCATCGGAGTCGTTTGGCGTGCAGACGGGTGCCTCGGCCCGACGAGGGCGCGGTGGCCGGGAGTCGCTACGCGCCTTTGCCGCAGTGCCGAAAGATCCGCTGCGGCAATTGCTTCCCTTGCTGCTCGCGCAGCCCGCGCTCTGGTGGGACATCAGTCCCGCCCAACATGGGCTGCTTTCACACGAGCCCGGACCGCTGCAGCCGCTGGCGCTGGCGCTTGAATCCATCCTGGAAGATCAGCCGGGCCTGTCCGCCGCGGCGCTGTGGGAGGAACTGCGTGCTGCCGGGCATTCGCCCGAGGAGGTTCTGGCCGAATCGCCGGACCCCTTGGAATTGGACGAGGCGGTGGCCAGGCAGGATCTCCTGGCCATCCTGCTGCGGCTGGAGCGCTCGGCGCTGCTGCGCCGCCAGGACGCACTGGTGGCCGAGGGTTTGGTGGCCGATGCCGACCGTACCGAATACCGCAGTCTTGCGCTTCGCCTCAAGGAAATCGACCAGGCGCAGCGCGGTTGACGCGCAGCCCTGGCCAGCAGACAATGCTCGGTTTTTTGTAAAATCCGAATTTTGACGCGAGCACAGCGCGTTCGGCCCATGCGTCACGGCCTTGACGAGCCCCCGAATGGAATAGACCGAACGGGACAGCCCGAACGCCACAGCCCAAAAGGTATGGCCATAGGTATGGTCAGAGACGCGGCACTGAACCGCCTGGCGCGCGTGAAGTCTGATGGTGTGGCGTTGAAATCTTGGTTGCGTAAAGACCCTATCGTTCAAAGACGGCGCGGTGGGTGGCCATGCGCCGGCCCGCTTAAGACTTGCGATGGTCGCCGCATACCGAGTCCGGCCCTCGCTCTTTGAATTTTGGCGATTCACCCTACATACTGCTAGCTATCCCCCTTCTATATTTCCTTCCGAATGATCGGTCGGTTGAGGTCCACCATGACAAAAGCATCATCCAAGACGCAGACTCCCACGCAGCGGGGCGCTTCCCGCAAGGAGCTTGCCGAAGCGAGTCCCGTGGCGGAAGCCCCGCGCGGCAAGGCTCGCCGTGCGGCGGCAGAAGACGCGGTTGCCATGGAGATCAAGGCGACCAAGGCAGCGAGCAAGCGTGTGGCTCAGTCCACGGTGAGCGCCGAGGCCGCGCCGGTGACCAGCCCTGCACCTAGAAGAGGTCGTCCGCCCAAGGCGGGCGCCGTGGCAGCGGAAACAGAGCAGCCTGCATCGCGTCGGGGCCGCAAGAGCAAGGTCGAGGCGGCCGACGACCTGGCCGATGACCTGAACGAAGAAGTCGAAGCCGGCGAGGTCGATGTCGAGATCGCCGAAGTCGAGGTGGTGGAAGAGGTTGTCGCCGCACCCGCGCCGGTGCCCAAGACGCGCAAGGCGTCGCGTGCCCGCGAGAAACAGCTGCTCAAGGAGTTCGGCTATGACGACTCCAACATCACCGACGAGGAATTGGGGCGTCGGCGCGCGCGGCTGAAGAGCCTGATCAAGATGGGCAAGACCCGCGGGTTCCTGACCTACGGGGAAATCAACGATCACATTCCCGACAATCTGGCTGATCCCGAGTTGATGGAGACCATTGTTTCCATGCTCAACGACGTGGGTATCGCGGTGTACGAGACCACGCCGGACGCCCAGACCCTGCTGCTCAATCAGCACGGCCCGACCGCGTCGAGCGAAGAGGAGGCGGAGGAAGAAGCCGAAGCGGCGCTGTCCAACGTCGATTCCGAGTTCGGCCGCACTACCGACCCCGTGCGCATGTATATGCGCGAAATGGGCACGGTCGAGCTGCTCACGCGCGAAGGCGAAATCGTCATCGCCAAGCGCATCGAAGACGGTTTGCGCCAGATGATGCTGGCCATTTCCGCCTCGCCGTCGACGGTGGCCGAAATTCTGGCCATGGCGGCGCGCATTCATCATGGCGAACTGCCGGTGGACGAAGTGGTGGACGGCATGGTGTCGGACGACGAATCCGACGACTACGTGGCCGAAGAAGACGTCGACTATTCGCTCGACGAGAGCGGCGAAGAAGACGAGGACGGCGGCGCGGGCGCCACCTCCATGAAGCTCGAGGAACTCAAGGGCAAGGCCCTGGAGGCCTTTGCCGATGTGCACGACGCCTTCATGAAAATGCGCCGCGCCTACGACAAGGACGGCTACCGTTCAGCCAGCTACCTGAAGGCGCAGGAGGCCATTTCCGCGGCGTTGATGGAAGTGCGCTTCACTGCGCGGACCGTCGAGAAGCTCTGCAATCTGCTGCGTGCGCAGGTGGACGAGGTGCGCCGCTACGAGCGCGAGATCCGGCGCTATGCGGTCGATCGCTGCGGCATGCCGCAGGATGAGTTCATCAAGTCCTTCCCCGGCCATCAGCTCGATCTGAAGTGGGTGGACAAGCATGTGGCCTCGAGCAAGCCGTACGCGGTCATCCTCGGCCGCAATGTGCCGGCCATCAAGGAGCTGCAGCAAAAGCTCATCGACATCCAGACCCGGGTGGTGGTGCCGCTCGACGACCTGAAGGAAATCAATACCCAGATGAGTCTGGGCGAGCAGGCCGCGCGTGAAGCCAAGCGCGAAATGATCGAGGCCAACCTCCGTCTGGTCATCTCCATCGCGAAGAAGTACACCAATCGCGGCCTGCAGTTCCTCGACCTGATCCAGGAAGGCAATGTGGGGCTGATGAAGGCGGTGGACAAGTTCGAATACCGCCGGGGCTACAAATTCTCGACCTACGCGACCTGGTGGATCCGTCAGGCCATTACCCGCTCGATTGCCGATCAGGCGCGCACCATCCGTATCCCGGTGCACATGATCGAGACCATCAACAAGGTCAACCGCATCTCGCGTCAACATCTGCAGGAGACGGGTACCGAGCCCGACGCCGCCGTACTGGCCGAGAAGATGGAAATGCCCGAGGACAAGGTGCGCAAGATCCTCAAGATCGCGCGCGAGCCGATCTCCATGGAAACGCCCATCGGCGACGACGACGATTCGCACCTGGGCGATTTCATCGAAGACTCGGGCACCCTGGCGCCGACCGAGGCGGCCATGCAGGCCGGCCTGCGCGACGTGGTCAAGGAGATTCTCGATTCGCTCACGCCACGCGAAGCCAAGGTGCTGCGCATGCGCTTCGGCATCGAGATGGCCAACGACCACACGCTGGAAGAAGTGGGCAAGCAGTTCGACGTCACCCGCGAGCGCATCCGCCAGATCGAAGCGAAGGCGTTGCGCAAACTCAAACATCCCACCCGCTCCGACAAGCTGCGAAGCTTCCTCGATACGCTGTGAGCGCCCGAGCCTTGCTGGCTCGTTTGTCGGACAGACAGCCAGCAAGCGCACACGTTAGACTTGCAGCATGACCAACGCGCGCAAAACGGCACTTCGTACCATCGTGTTCGCCGATGTGGTGGGGAGCACCGCATTGTTTCAATCCCTGGGCAACACCGAAGCGACGGGGCTGGTCACGCAGGTGGTGTCGAACATGGCGCGCAGCTTCAAGGCGGCGGGCGGCGATGTGGTGAAAACCCTGGGGGATGGCATTCTGGCCACCTTCGAGCACAACACCCCTGCGCTCAATGCCTGTATCGACATTCAGCGTACCTGCTCCACGTCGGGTGCGGTCGATGCCAGCGGCGCCCGTCAGAAACTACCTCTGAAAATCGGCATTGCCCGCGGCATGGTGGTCCTGGCGCCGGGCGACTGCTTTGGCGATCCGGTCAATGCGGCTTCCCGGCTGTCCGACTCGGCGGGTACGGGGCAGATTCTCATCGGCGACGCGGTGATGGAGGCGCTGCCGCTCGAATTGCTGGCTCGCCTGCGCAGTCTCGGCGCGATCTTTCTTCGGGGTTACGACGTGCCGGTTCCGGTGCACCAGGTCGATTGGGAGGCCTCCGTCGACATGGGACAGACCATGCCGCAAGTGCCTTCTCGCATCGACTACAGCAGTCAACTGCTCAACCTCGCCTGGCTCGATGACTCGGTCGACTATGCCGCCGACCAGATGCCCATCGTGATCGGGCGAACGAATGGGGCCGATTTTCTCGTCAACGATCTGCGGGTGTCGCGCCAGCATGCCCGTATCGACTGGCGCGGCAGCTATTTCATGCTGACCGACCTCAGCAGCAATGGCACCTGGGTGCGCTACACCGGCAACGACACCACGCTGGCGCTGCGACGCAACGAATGTGTGCTGCACGGCC
It includes:
- the dnaG gene encoding DNA primase → MQQRIPPGFIQDLLARADIVEVVGQQVELKKTGSNYKGLCPFHGEKTPSFTVSASKQFYHCFGCGAHGTAIGFLMEHAGMGFVDAVKDLAGRYGMTVPEPDLDPQQLRQVQQQRSLHAALVEVLQTADAFYQHRLRHSDRAKNYLIARGLQGQIAKRFGLGYAPDDWQPLAGAFANYQADALVQSGLVVARDAAGDTLDPQAESFAAAQRRYDRLRDRITFPIRNLRGEVIGFGGRIIDQGEPKYLNSPETAVFHKGEELYGLFEARSAISRAGYALVVEGYMDVVALAQFGVEHAVATLGTACTPQQLQKLFRHTGQVVFSFDGDAAGRRAARRAMEQALPLLSDTRVVKFLFLPVEHDPDSYVREKGAEAFEREIARAQPLSEFLFSSLFDGVAMATAEGRAQAIHEAAPLFSQITAPALLGQLIADFARQLAMPAAELREVLRLSAPVRKPAPPSESFGVQTGASARRGRGGRESLRAFAAVPKDPLRQLLPLLLAQPALWWDISPAQHGLLSHEPGPLQPLALALESILEDQPGLSAAALWEELRAAGHSPEEVLAESPDPLELDEAVARQDLLAILLRLERSALLRRQDALVAEGLVADADRTEYRSLALRLKEIDQAQRG
- a CDS encoding adenylate/guanylate cyclase domain-containing protein, with protein sequence MTNARKTALRTIVFADVVGSTALFQSLGNTEATGLVTQVVSNMARSFKAAGGDVVKTLGDGILATFEHNTPALNACIDIQRTCSTSGAVDASGARQKLPLKIGIARGMVVLAPGDCFGDPVNAASRLSDSAGTGQILIGDAVMEALPLELLARLRSLGAIFLRGYDVPVPVHQVDWEASVDMGQTMPQVPSRIDYSSQLLNLAWLDDSVDYAADQMPIVIGRTNGADFLVNDLRVSRQHARIDWRGSYFMLTDLSSNGTWVRYTGNDTTLALRRNECVLHGQGEITLGAKPSDPTAPTVMFQIHPH
- the rpoD gene encoding RNA polymerase sigma factor RpoD, producing the protein MTKASSKTQTPTQRGASRKELAEASPVAEAPRGKARRAAAEDAVAMEIKATKAASKRVAQSTVSAEAAPVTSPAPRRGRPPKAGAVAAETEQPASRRGRKSKVEAADDLADDLNEEVEAGEVDVEIAEVEVVEEVVAAPAPVPKTRKASRAREKQLLKEFGYDDSNITDEELGRRRARLKSLIKMGKTRGFLTYGEINDHIPDNLADPELMETIVSMLNDVGIAVYETTPDAQTLLLNQHGPTASSEEEAEEEAEAALSNVDSEFGRTTDPVRMYMREMGTVELLTREGEIVIAKRIEDGLRQMMLAISASPSTVAEILAMAARIHHGELPVDEVVDGMVSDDESDDYVAEEDVDYSLDESGEEDEDGGAGATSMKLEELKGKALEAFADVHDAFMKMRRAYDKDGYRSASYLKAQEAISAALMEVRFTARTVEKLCNLLRAQVDEVRRYEREIRRYAVDRCGMPQDEFIKSFPGHQLDLKWVDKHVASSKPYAVILGRNVPAIKELQQKLIDIQTRVVVPLDDLKEINTQMSLGEQAAREAKREMIEANLRLVISIAKKYTNRGLQFLDLIQEGNVGLMKAVDKFEYRRGYKFSTYATWWIRQAITRSIADQARTIRIPVHMIETINKVNRISRQHLQETGTEPDAAVLAEKMEMPEDKVRKILKIAREPISMETPIGDDDDSHLGDFIEDSGTLAPTEAAMQAGLRDVVKEILDSLTPREAKVLRMRFGIEMANDHTLEEVGKQFDVTRERIRQIEAKALRKLKHPTRSDKLRSFLDTL